In Palleronia sp. LCG004, a single window of DNA contains:
- a CDS encoding IS3 family transposase — protein MALGSFQAPLASQSGRYGYRWIAAMLRDTGWALSVKRIERTWRQDVGGSGKAAVGRFPDEAEVPAKRYLG, from the coding sequence ATCGCCTTAGGAAGCTTCCAAGCTCCGCTCGCCAGCCAGTCCGGGCGCTACGGCTATCGCTGGATCGCGGCAATGTTGCGAGATACCGGTTGGGCATTGAGCGTGAAACGGATCGAGCGGACATGGCGGCAGGACGTCGGCGGATCAGGAAAGGCCGCTGTGGGGCGTTTCCCCGATGAAGCTGAAGTGCCTGCAAAACGCTATCTTGGCTGA